DNA from Papio anubis isolate 15944 chromosome 1, Panubis1.0, whole genome shotgun sequence:
ACCCTGCCATGGATGGGGAAGGTAAATGGTCTAGGGCAGGAAGACTGGGGTGTGGGGTGCCCAGAAtctgcccaggccctgcccaggcCCCTAACTCACCAGGATCTGCAGCTGCCCGTTCTTACATGAGTCAGGGGAGTCTTCACTCTCATCAGCCCGGCACACCCCCATCTGGCACTTCACCACATCCTGGACCTGGGGACAGAGGGCGCCTGCTAGGCCTGCGGCCACTGCAGGGCCCCCGACCACAGCTGGCTGTGCTTCCCACCCCAGATGCCCAGGCAAGTGTGGAAAGCAGGCAACACATCCAGCCTTGGGGAAGGTGATGACACCTGGGTGGGGTGCAAGGGGAGGAGGAGACCCAGGATGCCAAGGATAAGCATAGGGGACAGTTGTGGGTACCCCGGGCTATCAGCTTCCACACTAAGGGCTGCCCAGATGGGGCCTGGAACACCCTGGTCAGAGCCTTGACCCTCCCGGTCTGCACAGTGGGGAAGAAGCCAGGGGCCTGGCAGGTGTGGTGGGTACACAGGGGCGGGAGAGGCCCAGCCCCACCTCTCGGCGCAGGAAGCAGTGCACAGCAGTGATGACAAAGCCCTGCGCAGAGTTGAAGACAGCAAAGAGGGCCTGGAAGAGGACGGAACGGCGGTCTGTCATAGCCAGGACGGCAGACATCCAGGTGAGCGCCAGCAGGGGCAGCACCACGCAGGAGCTCCAGAGTGAGGCCCTGAGGGGACAGTGGCAGAGCCCATCAGAGTGATACTCCAGGGgacaggatggcttgagcctaggccTCCACTCAGCTGGAGCCCTTCAGCTGCCCAAGACTGGGAGGGCCCCAAACCCCAGGGCCTCAGTAATGTCCCCAAGCAGAGAGGGGCTGAGGAGCCGgagccagagaaacagaacagagaccgAAAGCAGCGAACTACAGGGTCAGAGCAGGGACCAGGAAGGTGGGGagggacacacagacacagtggGACCGAGCCACAGACAGTGGAAAGGGAcggggagaaagaagaggaggtaGACAGAAGCAGATGCTGTTTCAGCCCCAACTTGCACAGAATCACCTGAGaagcttttttaaaatgcaaagggCCTGGATGGCATCCCCAGAGCCTAAATGGGTAGGCTAGGGAGGAGGACTGGAAGAGGGACAAAAAGACAATAACCAGTGAGAGAACGCATGCGACAGAGACACCCAGACAGAAAGATTAAAGAGGCAGAGCACGCCGGGGACATCCAGAGCATGAATCCTCAGGGAGAAGACCGGGGGCCAGGACCAGTGAAGCAGAActccccacacacacagagaaggtgCCAGGCTCCCAGGGACTGCTCAGAGCCTTGGGCAGAAGGATCAGAGCTGGGGCTGAAAGCTGGGGTTGGGGCCTCCCTGCCAggggaaggcagaaaaaaagcagATGGGGCCTGGCGTCCGAGCCATTCCCACCCCTCCCTAACCTGCTACAGCACATGAGGGACAGCGGGGCCACCATACCCTCCCGGGCCAGGTGCCACACTCAGCCCACTCTCCTTTGCAAACACCCCCAGTGGGAGAGTCAGGCACAGCTCTGGGCAAGGCAGAGGGTGGCACCATTCCACAGAGACAGCcgggggaggccaaggcagagagaTGGGCAGGGGGCCAAGACTTGCCCTAGGAAGAGCAGTTCAGGGCTGTTCAGCCTGGCAGGGGGCGGGCACAATGGGCTCTGAAGCCCCTGGAGGTGGAGCCAAGACCAAGAGAGGGTCTAATCACAGTAATAAGAGCTACGCTGATTAACCACCAATTCTCTACCAGGCCCTACACTgaacactttacatatattacttCAAATCGTGATCAAAATAACTCCAATTAACAGGCATGGGATTATTAtcccaatttatagatgaggaaactggagtgTGCCCAGCTGGGCAGGGAGAAGCACAGTTGGGATACAAACACAGCTTGACCGACTCCAAAGCCCAAGCATTGAAACAGCTAGTGCAGACAGGGTGAGGGAGGCAGACGGCAGCCCAAGACAGAGGGAGCTTCGCAGTGACGGTGCCAGCCGCCTCCAGAGGCTCTGAGCTCCCTGACCCTGCAGGTGTGCAAGATAAAGCTGGACCTCACTAAGCAGGGAGGCTCGGATGGATTTCAGGCCCTGGGTGGGAGGCTGGGCCTACGGTCTTTGTGGATTCGTCTCACCCTCGCATAACTGGGATTTTAAGATTCTCAGATGCTAGGGCGGGGGTCTCAGTGAATTAATTCTCTACCTCCATGATTCTCTGTCTCCAATTGAGGGTGAGATTCAATGCCTCTGAAATGCTAAGTCTCAGATTCTATGACAGATGATAAGACTCAATGATTCACTCATTCTAACATGCTTAGCTTCTGATTGTCTTATTCTAAGATTCTATCATTCTAATTCTAAGGTTCTATAGCTCAAAAATTCTAAGGCTTAAGATTGTCTGAGTCTCTGTAGGTTGGGGGTGTGGGGCTGTGCAGGATAGAACATTAGCTGGGAGTGAGGGCAGGGGTGGGATCCAAGGGTGGGCGAAGGAACTGGGCACCTGTGGGAAGCACAGACATCCACTCCTCATCGCCTTGGCCACCTCTTGCCGAGCCCTTGAGAGTGTGTGGCGGCTGGCAGGAAAGGGTAAGCTTTCCAGGGCACTGGGCTGatatccctcctcctccccccaccaTGGGCACTGCCCCCCCAATTCCTttgccccacccacccccaccgccCCCCAGGGGGCACGACTAACATGGCGTTCCTGGCCGAGGCTGAGCTGAGCAGGGGGCTGGGGACCGCTCCACACGCTGAGCAGGGGAGGAGCAGGCTGGCCCAGGGGCACCGCTCCGACCTCGGGGGCGGCACAGACATGGGAGAAGGAGGGGAAACACATGGGAAGCCGGGAGATGGGGCAGAGTGAGCCCcgagtggggtgggaggggagggcagaCGAGAGAGAAAGAGCTGGGTTAGGGTGGGTGAGGGGCTGCGGCTGAGCACTCCAGGTGCCCACCTTGCCTGCAACCTTGATGCAACCAAGGTTGGGGAGCCCCGGTCGCATCATCGAGCCCTGAGTCTCCAAGAGCACCcatgtccctccctccctgcaccaTTTCCAGAAAGGCCAAGTCTCAGAGGCCCTCCCCTTACCCGGCCCTCTGCTTCTTGGATTTGTCGGAGATGCCATCACGTGCCATGAGCTTGTTGAAGACGATGATTCCGATGAGCATGTTCACCTGGGGGCCCAGTGGAGTGGAGTGGGGGAGACAGGATCACCAGGTGCCCTCCTGGCAGGGAAATTCCCACAtgggagctggagtgcagggaggaGGTAGAGGGAGAAACAGGATGACCCTCTGGGGCCACGCCCCTTCCAGGATGCTGAACGGGCACGTACCAGGACAATGACGGCTGCAGGGCCCACAAAGGCGTAGAGCAGGCCGCCCTCCAGGGAGAGCCAgcagctggggtgggggagaagaAGGGTGTCAGACACCCGgcagcctccctccccaccctcaaaCACCACCCCTCAGTCCTCCCAGGCTGCCATGCCCGCATGGCTAGTGCAGTCTGAGCCCCACACAGTGAGAGTGATCCACTGGCTCCTgctgagcctcggtttcccctCCAACAAAGGTCCAGAACATTAGGCTCATCCCCCAGGGCTCCCATGGGGATGACACAAGGCTGACTCCTGAGCTAAACAGTCCCTTAGGGATTACCCAGTCCCAGCACATTCCCTCagtcagggaaactgaggctcagaaatggGGAGGAACTTGCCCAAAGACCCACAACAGGCATGGGCCAGGATTTCAGCTGGCCGCCCAGTCCAGTTCCCTAACAGATCCACTAACCCCTACCACCCACCACGGGAGGCCCACGTACTAGCTGGATGTACCGTATCCTTTGGTTCGGGTAAAGCCAACAGACACGGCCACCACCAGGGCAGGCAGACCTGGGGGAGTGGGGGCGCCAGAGTGAGACGGCTGCTGGTCTTCAGGGACCCCTTGTTCTCCCAGACTCCCAGCCCAGCTGACCCCTGTGCCCAGAGAGCTGGGCCAGGGCCAAAGCTGAACCTCTCTGGCTGCCCCTGCCCACCAAGGCCCAGCAGCAGAGTCCAGCACTGGCCCTGCTCACCCCAGCCCAGGCAGAGGAAGCGCTTGCGAACGAGGCGGGTGCGCATCCGCCCAATGACAGCCAGGTAGGACTGCCAGGCCTCGGTAAGCACCCAgcaaaaggaggagagaaagaagaagtgcAGGAAGGCAGCCGTCATGGTGCACACGCCCTGCAGGGAGAGGGAATGGGAGGGAGTGGCCCTGAGCAGCCGCCAGGGCAGGAGGCGCCGGGCTTCCCACGCCCGCTGCTGGGCGCTGCCACAGCCGCCCACCTGAGCCCCACCCCCCACAGAGCCCTGCCAGGCTCCCCCGCCTTCCTGCACCCACACACAGCACGACACGGGCCTGGTGACACACACACAGCACTCGGCATCTAGGGAGGCGGGTGGGCAGGCCGCCCACGCACAGACGCGGCTGGCAGGGAGGGGGACAGACATGAGCACCTGCCACATCACAGCCGGGCAGGCCCCGTGCCTGGCGCTGTGCAGAGAAGGCCAAGGGGGCATAGGGAACAGTCTGCACAGGTCATCCACAGGTAGGTGGCAAAGGAGGCCTCACTCGGGCTCCCACACGCTCACAGACACGAGGAGGCCCAATGCCACCTGCCCAAAACACACCCGGCGCTCAGCTCACACACACATTTGCTGATGTTCACAGACGTTCCTCACTTGAGTACACACCCCCTCTCCAACGTCTTCACATGCGGTCTCACACACTATTTCATACACACTCTAATCTCAGCATGGGGCACGCACACGCCACCACTGATGGACAtacaagcaaacacacacactgcgctctccaccctcacccctccaccctccaccctgctCACACCCTGGCAGCCCTGGAAGCCTGCACCTGCCTTGCTCAGCACCCGGGACTGGCCCACGAGGATCAGGATGTTGGATGCCAAGATGGAGAGGCAAAAGTTCAGCAAGATGATGGAGCGCTCAGATTTTATGAACCTGCCGGGGCACAGCAGGCAGAGACAGAGGCGCTGGCTGCCCTACCCGACCTGGTGTGGCTGGCCACCTCCTGCGCCCCTCCCCCCTCACCAGCCACCAGAGCCAGGTGTCAGACCTACCTCCAAAAGGCGGCATAGATGGCGAGCAGAGTGAGCAGTGCCATGCACGACACCGCACAGCCGATCACCAGGGGGACCGAGGGGGAGCCCGCCAGCTCCAGGGTCTGGAGAAGATGGGCAGACGGTCAGATGGGCAGACGGTCAGATGGGTAGATGGTCAGATGGGTTGCTGGGAGAGGGGAGCTGCAGGGGTGCCCCGTTCCTTCATCTACCACAGACTGGCATACCCATAGGCAGAAGGGCAACACCTTCTAGATGTTGTACTCATGCATGCACAGAACAGACCCAGGTATCCATGTGGACACATATTTACGCTCAGTCACCTGCACTCTTccacacacccagacacacacatgtgcacacacacacacaactggcCACTGCTGCATACCCCCAGGCAAATATCATTGCTGTCAGCACAATCCCAGGGACACAGACTTCCACGTGCAATCCCACAAGTGCACCTGCAGATGCACATTCAGGATCAcccaggtgcctgccaacaccaTCACTGATGGCTGCTGGAAGCCCAGGGCCTCCTCCCTTGTCCAGCCCAGGCACCTCTGTTCCACTCACCAGGTCCTTGGGCGGCTGGGCCAGCACAGCAAAGGTGGACAGGTGCTGGCACTGGCAGCGGGTGTGAGCTGCCTGGGTCTCCAGGGTCTGGCAATTTTCAGTGTCCCAGTCTCCTGAGCTGGCATCTCTTGGGTAGGGGAGAGATTCAGTGAGCCCCAGGCCAGCTACATGGCCTTGCCCCCAGTCCTGGCCACTGCCCAAGGACAGGCTAAATCCACACTAAGGCCACATCCACGAGGCAACAGCAGGGAGGCCCAGGATATGTTCTTGACCCCTTAGGCTAGGATGGCACCAAAAATCCCTCTTGCCTTTCAGGCAGGAGACCCCTTTCTGACAAGGGGCCCTAGGGCTGCTCCCTTCCTCACCCAGAGGAGCCACCCAACTCACGCTCTGGAGTAGTCCCAGCTGGCGCAATGGGGATCCGTGGTGCCCTAGGGAGCAGAAGACATGAGTGCAGTCTAAAGAGGGAAGCTCACCACACCCCACCACTGCCCATGCCATGGGGGCCACAGCACCTCCTACACAGGTCCAAGGTTCAGCCCACCATCAGGGACAGAGTGCGTCCCACCAGGCAGGCCTCTGgccacccaggttggggtgcaccCAGGGTTTCTGCGTGGATCTCCACTCACATTGATGATGTAGGAGAGCTCCACAGTGATGAGGGGCTCGGCTGGAGGCTGGGTAGGGGGGCGCACAGTCACTGTCATCACCCGCGATGTGACGGCCAGTGGGGGCCTGGGGGACAGGTACTGAAGTCAGCTCCTGCCAGCGGGTGCCAGCCCCCATCAGAAACCCTGAAGCCGCTTTGGATTGGGGGGGCAGAGGTTTCCAGGGAGCCAAGACCTAGGGGAAGGCCTAGCTCAGTGGGGTCCAGGACCTCGGGTGAGGTCTAGAGCTCTGTCCATCACGCCCTGGGTGGCAGCCCAGCCTCTGGGAGCAGCATGGATATATTTGAGAAGCACGTATCCAGAGCCAGGCAAGGGGTTCCTGAAGGCGGAGGAGGCTGCCGTGGATCTCTGCAGCCAGCACTGGCTCAGTCCTCCTTCCCTTACCTGGGCCTTCCTGGACCCTCAGCAGCCCCATCCACCCATCCCCAGGACTCACCTGGGGGGCGGCAGGATGAGGCCAAGGGTGCGGTAGAGCACAGCACCAATCACAAAGTAGGAGGACTCATCGGGGTCTGCTGGGAGGAGGCGCTGGTGGGAGTGGCCCGGGCCAGGGGGCACCGTTCCTgggcccctccccctgccagggcTGCCTGCTGCCCCAGATGTGGCTGGCTTCCCTGGGGAGGAGAGGCTGAGCACCTCCTTGGGCAGGAAGAGGCGGTCCTCTGAGTGCCGCACCCAGTCCTTCATGCCCCGGCGGCCCCGCATGGGGAACGTGATGTCGCTGGACACAGCTGAGACGGGCTCTCGCTGAATGCTGATCACTGCAGTGGGAGAAGGGTGGGCAGAGACAGACAGGGGGCAGAGGAAAAGGGTGGCAGACCAGGGGAAGAGATAGATGTAAGGGAAACACGTACCAGGAAAGGAAGATGAGGACACCGAAGTTGGTAcaaacacagagacagagagatgtaCACAGAGAAACAGACCACACAGAGAAGAAGGAGAGGGTGGAACGTGGAGAGAAAGACACAAATATGGGGTTAGGTAGAGGAAAGATGGAACCTCCTGAGTTCTGGCACATTCAGGaccccctcccctgcctgcctccttctACCTAGATTGTCCGTGACAATCAGAGAGCTCTGGAAGGCCTTGAGAGCATCGCCCACCAGGTGAATGAAGTCCTCCACGACACGGAGCAGGTGCACAGAGCCAGGGGACACCTGGGGACAGAGAGTGTGTAAGGGTCCAAGGCAGGGTGGGTCACGGGAGGAGAAGCTGGCAGCTGTGCCCCGCACCTGCTGAGCATCGTCCCACTTCTCCTTGTTTTCCGCATCCACCATGAAGCTCACCACCTGGAAGAAGCGCTGGGGAGAGAGCAATGAGTGGCAGGGGGTCCTAGCCCCAGGGAACAGGGGGTTTCCCCCACTACAGCCAAACTTGCTGCCTCTGCAGCAGACTCTGCCTAGGGGCCTGGCCTCCCCCTTCAGTCTGGGCCTTCTCCACCCTCCGCCCTCCTTCCTCCTAGGCGGTACCTGCACATCATCAGCTGAGGGCACGTAGGTGGCCCTCTTAAAGGTGTCAGTGACATTCCTCAGAATGTCCACAGAGAAGAGCAGGTCCCCACTATAGTAGGTGCGCCGGGCCAGTAGCTCCTGCAGGCTGCGCACCACCTGTGACATGCCCTCGCCCGCCAGCATGCGCTGCCCCTTGGCCAGGTGCTCCCTAAGCTGTAGGTGATGAGGGGGCCACAGTCACTGAAGTGTCAGGAGCTGGAACCAGACCCTGGCCCATCCCACTCCAGTCCACCCACTGCTTGCATCCACGgggaaagaaagggggaaagggtCAAAGAGGCTCAAAGGGGCGCACAGGGGAGACAGAATCCGAGAAAGAGACTCATAAAGACAGAGAGAATCCCAAAGGGTActttaaaaaagactgaaatagaaACACCTAGAGAAAAAAAGGTGTTCAGATGTACATATGAAAGATATAAGCACAGTATGGGAACAGGGTACCTCCCCATCCCAAAGGGGTCATGTGtaatgagtgtgtatgtgtgggcgcgtgcgcgcgcacacacacacagtctttctctctttctctctctcactctctctcaacACAAGCTCTAAATGCATTCACACAATTAATACCCAGTTACAGTCAAACGTGTACACATATTTGCTGACACTGCTCTTACCCTATGACTGGCCCTGGGCTGGGCGCTGGGGACACAAAACTAAATTCAATGTTTCCCCTGCCTTCCAGGAGGCCCCAGTCTAGCAGCACACACAGATACTTGGATGAGCACCTAATGACTGAGGAGCTCATTCTGCAGGAGTGCAGAGGTAGGCACCAGGGATAAAAGAAGACACTTGAGAGTCAGGCCTTGAGGTatgagtaggagtttgccagACAAGGAGAGGCACAGCCAGGCAGAAGTGGGCACAGCATATGCCAAGGCACGTGGGAATGAGTGAGAATCACGCTCCCTCCACCCCTTAGCAGAGTCTGAGACAGATTCTGCGGTGCCCCAGCCCAGCAGGGCGCACTCACTGACAGATACAGGTAGCGGTACTCATGGGAGATGCAGCGAGCAAAGCTGGGCAGCCCCCAGTATGCCACGCCTTGGGCACTGAGGAGACAGCGGCGGCTGGCAGACCCTGCAGGGCAATAGGACAGAGGTCTGGGCATGGGCACTGAGCTCTCACCCACACTCCTCCACACCTCAGAGAGGCTGGGGGTGCAGAAGGGGGGCAATGAGAAGGGGGGCAATGAGAATGAACGGGGAAAGCCACCTGCCCCTTACCTGAGGCGTTCGGGGGGCACTTGTTGTAGATGATCTCACCAGCAGCTGCCTTCTTCCACGTCATCAGCATCACGTACTCATCCCTGCACATCTCGTGGAAGGCTGTGGGTGCAGGAGTAAGGCTCAGCTGGGCCCGTACATGGGGCCCCCAGCCCCCAGGGTCATTAGGGCAGTACCTGGACACCTCTTCTCACTACAAGGCTTCACCTCCTCTCCGGTGCCCTCGCAGGGGTAGCCCTGCGTGCCCGTGGCCTGGCACATGCGAAAGCGGCGCTGCCAGCCTGTGTCACACGTCTTAGAGCACAGGCTCCATGCATTCCATGGCCCCCACTTGCTATCAGTGGCTGTGGGAGAGGGGAGGCATGAGTGGGCCCAAGTGCCCCCATGGCCAGAGCTGCCACCTGCCACCCCTGGGCCAAGCACTCACCCGGGCACTCGAGGTTGCTGCACTCCCGGGTGTCAGTGAGGGCACCCgtgcatgtggcccaggctgggcctGCCACACTGCACTTCCGGCTGCGCTGCTGGGTCCCATTGGCACAGGACGTGGAACATGGGCCCCAGGGACCCCATTCTAGCCACTGGCCTTCCACTGCATGGGGAGACACAAGCAGGGGTGGCTGTTGAGCAGGATGTGTGAGGGCTGGTGGTGTGGAGCACCAGAGGGAGACCCAGAGCCTGCTAGGCATTCAGATTTGAGCCAGGCCAGACCCactggagtggggaggggagggggttatgagggaggctggagtgagcaggTAGTGCCTGGGCCTCATGCTGCCTGCCTGCCACCAGTTCCAGAAATACAGGACATCTCTCCTCTTAGCACCAGGCACAACTCACTTCTGGCTAAGGGAAGGGGCTGCAGGGGTGTCTTCTGATCTTTGCCAGTACTTCAGCCGAACTTTGTGTCCTCTCACAGTCCAGCTGGCCATGCACCAAAATGCAAGGGCAGCCCACGACTTGGAGAAACAGTGGTCCCCTTTTGATGGAGTCACAGGGTACTAACTCAAGTCAGGGCTAGGGGGTCACCTCGCACACAGGCAGGCATACTTCTCCAGTCTCCCCATGCTTGGTCAAAGTTTACGGGGCTCCCAGGGGCAGGTCACTGGACCTGATTGCCTCCCCAGGTCTCCCAACCCCCCACCGGGCTGGCCAGCGCCCTCATGGAAGCCCACGGGCGCTACTGACCCGGGCAGGCAGCCATACTGCAGAGCTTAGTCTGCAGCTCGGGACCCTCGCAGGCCTTGCCGCCGTGCTGGGGGGGCACGCAGGTCCGCATCCGGCTCCGGGACCCCCGCCCGCAGCTGCGGGAGCACAGGCTCCAGGACCCCCACTCCTCCCACACGCCGTGCACTGCAAGGAAGCACGTGGCCGGTGGCTGGGCGGCACCATGGCCCCGCCCACCACCAGAGCCTGCCCATCCGCCCACCAATCAGGAGCTCCGCAGCTCTGCGGCTGCTCCTCATTGGC
Protein-coding regions in this window:
- the ADGRB2 gene encoding adhesion G protein-coupled receptor B2 isoform X4; the protein is MTPACPLLLSVILSLRLAAAFDPAPSACSALASGVLYGAFSLQDLFPTIASGCSWTLENPDPTKYSLYLRFNRQEQVCAHFAPRLLPLDHYLVNFTCLRPSPEEAVPQAASEVGRPEEEEAEAAAGLELCSGSGPFTFLHFDKNFVQLCLSAEPSEAPRLLAPAALAFRFVEVLLINNNNSSQFTCGVLCRWSEECGRAAGRACGFAQPGCSCPGEAGAGSATTTSPGPPAAHTLSNALVPGGPAPPAEADLHSGSSNDLFTTEMRYGEEPEEEPKVKTQWPRSADEPGLYMAQTGDPAAEEWSPWSVCSLTCGQGLQVRTRSCVSSPYGTLCSGPLRETRPCNNSATCPVHGVWEEWGSWSLCSRSCGRGSRSRMRTCVPPQHGGKACEGPELQTKLCSMAACPVEGQWLEWGPWGPCSTSCANGTQQRSRKCSVAGPAWATCTGALTDTRECSNLECPATDSKWGPWNAWSLCSKTCDTGWQRRFRMCQATGTQGYPCEGTGEEVKPCSEKRCPAFHEMCRDEYVMLMTWKKAAAGEIIYNKCPPNASGSASRRCLLSAQGVAYWGLPSFARCISHEYRYLYLSLREHLAKGQRMLAGEGMSQVVRSLQELLARRTYYSGDLLFSVDILRNVTDTFKRATYVPSADDVQRFFQVVSFMVDAENKEKWDDAQQVSPGSVHLLRVVEDFIHLVGDALKAFQSSLIVTDNLVISIQREPVSAVSSDITFPMRGRRGMKDWVRHSEDRLFLPKEVLSLSSPGKPATSGAAGSPGRGRGPGTVPPGPGHSHQRLLPADPDESSYFVIGAVLYRTLGLILPPPRPPLAVTSRVMTVTVRPPTQPPAEPLITVELSYIINGTTDPHCASWDYSRADASSGDWDTENCQTLETQAAHTRCQCQHLSTFAVLAQPPKDLTLELAGSPSVPLVIGCAVSCMALLTLLAIYAAFWRFIKSERSIILLNFCLSILASNILILVGQSRVLSKGVCTMTAAFLHFFFLSSFCWVLTEAWQSYLAVIGRMRTRLVRKRFLCLGWGLPALVVAVSVGFTRTKGYGTSSYCWLSLEGGLLYAFVGPAAVIVLVNMLIGIIVFNKLMARDGISDKSKKQRAGASLWSSCVVLPLLALTWMSAVLAMTDRRSVLFQALFAVFNSAQGFVITAVHCFLRREVQDVVKCQMGVCRADESEDSPDSCKNGQLQILSDFEKDVDLACQTVLFKEVNTCNPSTITGTLSRLSLDEDEEPKSCLVGPEGSLSFSPLPGNILVPMAASPGLGEPPPPQEANPVYMCGEGGLRQLDLTWLRPTEPGSEGDYMVLPRRTLSLQPGGGGGGGEDAPRARPEGTPRRAAKTVAHTEGYPSFLSVDHSGLGLGPAYGSLQNPYGMTFQPPPPTPSARQVPEPGERSRTMPRTVPGSTMKMGSLERKKLRYSDLDFEKVMHTRKRHSELYHELNQKFHTFDRYRSQSTAKREKRWSVSSGGAAERSVCTDKPSPGERPSLSQHRRHQSWSTFKSMTLGSLPPKPRERLTLHRTAAWEPTEPPDGDFQTEV